Sequence from the Pirellulales bacterium genome:
TTGCAAACGATGGGCCACACCCCCATGGCCGAAGCGATCAACGTGGCTCTTGACATGATCGAACAGCGCAAGGAGTCGTATCGCCAGCACGGCATTGCGTACTATCGCCCTTGGGCGTTCATGATCACCGACGGCGAGCCGAGCGACGACCCGCAGCACGTCGCCCGCCGGATCCAATTGGGCGAGGACGCCAAGTCGTTTTGCTTTTTCGCCGTCGGCGTCGACGGGGCCGACATGGACGTCCTGGCTAAGATCTCGGTCCGGGCGCCGCTCAAGCTGCAGGGGCTCAAGTTCCGCGAGTTGTTCAGTTGGCTCTCGAACTCCCAACAGGCGGTTTCGCGATCCAGCCCCGGCGACGAAGTGCCGCTCGAAGACCCCACCAGCGGCCCCAAAGGTTGGGCGTCGGTGTAACGCCCGGTCAGGCTCGCAACCCGCCAAGCGCGCTGGTCGGTTGGTCGAGCAGTTCCGTCAACCGCCGTCGTCGGCCTCCAGCGGCGCCTGCCGCGCGTCGACAATTCGTTGAATCGCCGCTTGGCGTCCCCGCTCTCCGCCCCGTCGCCCCCGTATGGACCAGGACGAACACCGCTGGCGGTTCCTCGCTCAGAGCGTGACAGGGGCTTCCCATGCCGCGGCCGAATTGCCGTGCCAGGACTCCCATGCCGTGGCGGTGGTGGGCGAAGGCGACGCGGCGGCGCTCGTGGCTTGCGTGGCCGACGGAGCGGGGAGCGCCCCCCACAGCGACCAAGGCTCGGCGATCGCCTGCGAATCGCTCCTGGCGAGCGCCCGGCGGCACTACGCCGAGGCGGGCAGTTTCGCGGAGCTCGACGAACCGACCGTCGTCGCCTGGGTCGCCGAAGCTCGGCAGAACGTCGCACGGCGGGCGGAGGAACTCGCTTGCGACCCTCGCGACTTGGCCACCACGATCTGCGCGGCAGTCGTCGGTCCTGAGCGGGCCGTTTTTTTCCAACTCGGCGACGGGGCGATGGTCGTCTCTCGCCAGGGAGTGCACGGAGTCGTATTTTGGCCCCAGTCGGGGGAATACGCCAACACGACCAACTTTCTCACGGCCGACAAATTCGAGCAGAAGCTCGAGTTCGCCGTCGCCCCGGGCCGCATCGAGGAACTGGCGTTGATGACCGACGGGCTCGAACGGCTGGCCCTGCAGTTCGATGCGCGAACCCCGCATTTGCCGTTCTTCGCCCCGCTGTTCAAGGCGATCGTTTCCGACCAGGACGAAGAGACGCTCGCCGCCGACCTTGCCACGTTCCTCCGCTCCCCTGCCATCGAGTCGAGATCGCATGACGACAAGACCCTCGTCCTCGCAACCCGAAATTAGCGCGCTGCAGCTCGTGCTGGTCGACGGCGCGGGGCGCGAAGTCGTGCTCGGCGACGAGATCGGGCGCGGCGGCGAAGGAACCGTCTTCGAGGTGGTCGGCCGCCCCGAGCTGGCGGCCAAGCTGTACAAGAAGTCCCCCCTGGACGAGGAGCAGACTGCCAAGTTCCGCGCTCTCGTCGCACGCCGGAGCGCCGAGCTAGACAAGATTTCCGCGTGGCCGCAGGGGATGCTGTTCAATCCGGGGGACAACGTCCCGTTGGGGTTGATGATGTCGCGCGTCGTCGGCGCCCGGTCGCTGCACGAATTGTACGGCACGACCAATCGTCGGCGTCACTTCCCCGACGCCCAGTGGCGACATTTGCTGCTCGCGGCCCGCAACATCGCCGCGGCGTTTCACACGCTGCATGACGCGGGGGTCGTGTTGGGGGACGTCAACCAGGGGAACATGCTGGTCGACTCGCAGATGATGGTCCGGCTCATCGACTGCGATTCGTTTCAGATTTCCACGGGCGAACGGCTCTTCACCTGCCCGGTGGGGACTCCGCACTTCACGCCTCCGGAACTGCAGACCCTCAAGCTCCGCGAGGTCGCCCGCACGGTCGAACATGATCGGTTCGGGCTGGCCGTGCTGGTGTTCCACATGCTGTTCGTCGGGCGGCACCCGTACGCGGGGCGGTTTCGTCGCACCGGGGATTTGTCGATCGAGCGGGCGATCGCCGAGCGGCGGTTCGCGTTCTCCCGTGATCGCCACGAAACGCTCGTCGACCCGCCCCCCGCGTCGCTCCATTTGGAGGACCTGCCGCCGGGGCTGGCGGTGTTGTTCGAGACGGCCTTCCGGGGCGAGCCGCGCGAACGGCCTGAGCCGATCGACTGGATTCGAAGTCTCGAGTCGCTGATCAAGGAGTGCAAGCTCTGCTCCTACGACGCGGCCCATGTGTATTACCGAGGGCTCAAAGAGTGCCCGTGGTGTCGGATCGAAGACGCGGGAGGACCGTCGTTCTTCGTCGCCGATGCCGGAGGGACGATGGTCAGCAAGGATCGGCTGGCTGCGCTCGAGCTGAAGATTTCGCGATTGTCGCCGGTGACGTTCCCCGCGGTGCCGGCGACGACCCTCGCCCCTCCCAAGATGGCGCTGGTCAAGGCGGCGACGAAACCGGGGCGGCGAACCGCCGTCGATTGGGCCGTCTACGGACTTGTCGCCGCCTGGGGGCTGTGCCTGGCGGGCACGGGGTGGGGGCTGCTGTTGGCCGCAGGAACGGTCGGTTCGCTTGCCGCGGGCGGCTACCTTGTGTTCGGTCGTCCCGGCAAGGAACGCCGCCTTGCCGCGCATGATCAACGGGCCAAGATCGACGCCGGCTACGAGAAGGCGACCAAGCTGTCGCAAATGATCAAGTCGCGCCACGAGCAGCGGCAAGCGGCGTTCGATCGCATGTCCGAGGAGCTCAAGGCCGAGGCGGCCCGGTATCTGGCCAAGGGAGACAAGCTGCAAAGCGTGATCGCCGAATCCGCCCAAATCCAAAAGGCCGAGTACCTCCGCGGGTTTCTTATCGGCGACGAGTGGCGCTCGATCCCGGGGATGTCGCGAAATCTCGTGACGATCCTCGAATCGTTCGGCGTCGAAAACGCCAACGACGTCGATCCGATGATCCTGCACGGCGTGCCGTACGTCGACGACGAAGCGGTGCTGGAGCTCGTGGCTTGGCGGCGCGACAAGGAACACAGCTTCTCGTTCGCGCCGGATCACGGCGTGACGGTGCAGGATCTGAAGGCTCAGGGCGAGTTGGCCGAGCGGCGATTCAAGGCGTCGCAGGCCCGGCGGATTCTCACGGCCGCCAAGCAGCGCGAGGAGTTCGCCGCGACGGCCCGCGAACAGCTCGCCCGCGAGGTCGCTCAGTACGAGAAGGTCGCCGACGAGTGGCGCGAGCAGGCCAAACGGTTCCGCGATTGGCAATCGAGCCGCCGCAAGCGCGAACGCCAGTTGAACGACAACCCGGCCGTCCTGATCGGCTTGGCCACGGGAATCCCGGCGGTCGCGGCGCTGCTGTGGCTGATGCTAGGGTAGGGGAGAGGACCGCACAGAGGATTCATGATCGACGATTTTCAAAGATCGCAAATCATGAACTTTTTCCCGGGCTCCCTTACATCGCCCCCGCCGCGTTCAGTTCCTCGAGCGTCGTCATGCCCGAGAGGAGTTTGAGCGACGCGTCCTCTTGGAGACTGGGGTGTTTGCATTGTCGGGCGTAGCGGGCGACGTCCCCCTCGGTTCCCCCGGCGACGACCATGCGGGCCAGTTCGGCGTCGATCGGTATCATCTCGAACACCCCGACGCGACCTTTGAACCCCCGGTCGTTGCACGCCGCGCAGCGACCCGGACCGTACACCGTGCGGCCGACCGCCTCGGGCCGTCCGATCGCCGCGGCCTCCTCCTCGCTCAGCGGGCGGGGAACGCGGCATTTTTGGCAGAGCCGGCGGACCAGCCGCTGCGCCACCGCCAATCGCAGCGTCGCCGCCGCCTGATACGGGGCAATCCCCATGTCAACCAGCCGCGTGACGACCCCCGCGGCCGAATTGGCATGCACCGTACTGAACACCAAATGTCCCGTGAGCGCCGCCTTGATCGCCACGTCGGCCGTGATCAGGTCGCGAATCTCGCCGATCATGATCACGTCGGGGTCGCTCCGCAGGATGTTGCGCAGCACGGTTTCGAACTTCACGCGGTCGGAACTGTCGACCTCGATCTGCGCGACGCCGACCATGTCGTACTCGACGGGCTCCTCGACCGTGATGATCCGCCCCGGCTGATACGCCAGCCGGTGTCGCAGCGCCGCGTACAGGGTCGTGCTCTTCCCCGCGCCGGTGGGGCCCGACAGCAGCACCAGTCCTTGCTGCTGGGCCGCGGCGCCGGCGAACATCTTGTACCCCTCGGCGCTCATCCCCAGCTTGTTGAGCGTGAGTTGGTCGATCTCGACCGCTAACAGGCGCAGCGTGATCCGCTCGCCGTGGGTCGTGGGAAGCGTCGCCGCTCGGATCGAAATCCGCCGCTTCGGCTCTCCCAACTCGACCAGGAACTGCCCGTCCTGCGCCATCCGCCGTTCGGCGATGTCCATTTTGGCCAGGATCTTGAACCGTCCGATCACGGCGCCGTGGATCGCGATCGGCAGCTTGCGCAGCGGCTCCAACTGCCCGTCCACGCGCAACTGGACGAGCGAGAAGCTCTCCTCGGGATCGATGTGCAGGTCAGACGCCCCGCGCTCGAGCGCCGTCTCCAGCAGTTGATCGCAAAACTCGATGACGTCCGGCAAGTCGGCGCCGGCGTTCTTGGCGTCCCCCTTGCCTTTGAGCCCCAAGGTCCGCGCAAGCGAAGCCAGTTTCGAGTGGGCCTCGGGGTCCTCGCGCTCGGCGACGACCTGCCCCGCAGGCGCCGCGGTCGTCAGCTCCAGCCCCGGGATGTACGCGGCGATGATCCACTCGCTGGAGTCGGCCCGCCGGACCCGATGGGTCGGCATGAGATTGCCCGCCGCGGCCCACTTCTGCAGCTTCTCGAGCGTGTACGGGCCGTACACCTGCCCGTCGCCGATTTCAAAGAACCACTGGTCGGAAGCAGCCGGAGCGGTCGACATAGGCGGGTTCGCAAACGAGTGACAAGTCCCGGCGCTTGTGGCGCCCTTGGCTTGATTGTACCAAGGGAGGAATCGGTTCGCGCGGCCGATGTTCCCGCCCCAGGGGCGAGAACGTGCAGGTGTCAGCGGAACGGGCCATGGCCGGGGAGCTTTCCGGGCCCAATGTCTACTCTCGTCCCGACGGCTCGCTTATGCTGACGGCGAACCTTCCCGCCTCGGGGCGCGTCCCCCCTGAATCGGCCTCGGCGACGTTCCGGCGACTTCGCCAACTTGCCTCCCTGCTCTCTTTTGCCTCGAACGTCCCATGCACGGACCGCTGCTTGACGATTCCACGGAGTCGGTCCCGGGCTCGTGGACCCCGCTGAGTCGCTGGTGGACCCGCCCGGCCGGGGGGGCCGAGGTGCTGCGCGTTGCTGCGCCGCTGGTCGCCTCGAGCGTCTCCTGGACTGCTCTGACGTTCATCGACCGAGTGTTTTTGAAGTGGGAATCAGGCGAGTCGATGTCGGCCGCGTTCGGGGCCTCGGCGGCGTGGTTTGCAGTGCTTTGCTTGCCTTTGGGGATCTGCGCCTACGTAAACACCTTCGTCGCCCAATACCACGGCGACGAACAACCGCGCATGATCGGCCCTGCCGCGTGGCAGGGGGTCTACGTCGCCCTGCTATCGACCCCGCTCTTGGCCGCGGCCGTCTGGGGGGCGCCGCTCATGTTCGGCTGGGCCGAGCACGCCCCGCACGTCACCGACCTTGAGGTCCGCTATTTCCGCATCGTCTGTTATGGCGGCTTGGGGATGTGGATCGCCCAAGCGCTCTCCTGCATTTACAGCGGCCGGGGGCTGACCTGGGTCAACATGTGGATTGACGCCGCGTTCGCCGGGGTGAACGCGGTGCTCGACTACTGCTGGATTTTTGGCCACTTCGGCTTCCCCGCGTTGGGGATCGAAGGCGCCGCGTGGGCGACGACCGTGTCGTTGTGGCTCAAGGGGGCGTTCTATTTGGCCCTGGTGCTGCGAGCCCGCAATCGCCGGGAGCTGGGAACCGACGTCCTACGTTTCGATCCGGAACTGTTCCGCAGGCTGTTGAGGTTCGGCGCCCCCAGCGGCGCCCAGATGCTGCTCGACGTCTCCGGGTTCACCGTTTTTATCCTGATGATGGGCAAGCTGGGGCCCAGCGCCGCCGAGGCGACCGCCCTGGCGTTCAGCGTGAACATGGTCGCCTTCATGCCCATCTGGGGCATCGGCATGGGGGGGAGCATCCTTGTCGGCCAGCACTTGGGCGAGAACCGCGACGACTTGGCCGCTCGCGCCACGAGCACCGCCATGGTCGTTGCGTGCGTATATGCCGTGGCGATTGCGCTGTTGTACGTTGCGGCGCCGGGGTGGTTCCTGGATCCGTTTTTCGCCGGCTCCGGCGGCGCCGACGACGCGGGCATCTACGCCACCGCGACCCGACTGCTGTGGTTCGTCGCCGCGTACACGGTGTTCGACGCGGTGCAGTTGGTGTACGTCTGCACGCTCAAGGGGGCGGGCGACACCCGTTACATCATGCTGGTGAGCCTGGCGATGGCCGCCTTGCTGGCGAGTTCGGCGTGGCTGGCCGTGACGCGCCTGGGCGTGGGGATCTACGGCTGCTGGACCCTGATCATCGCCTGGCTCCTGGCGCTTGCGGTGCTGTACTTCCTGCGCTACCGCGCCGGGCATTGGCGCTCGATGCGGGTGATCGAGATGATCCACGCTCCGCAATGACGAAGCGTCGGCATTGCGCCGACGATTCGCGCCGGTCGGCGTAGGTCGCAAACGATGCCGTCGGCCAAGGGCGCGCTGTGCTCGCCCCTGACCGACAGGCGGGGATTACTTGCTCATCGCTTTCTTGATGAGCCCGACGATCAGGGTGAGGATCGCCCCGCCGCCGGCCGACGCGGCGCCGTTGCCCAGCAGGCCCCCCGCGGCGCCTTCGCCGAAGATCTTCGTGATCAGATCGAACACCCCGGCGAGCTGTCCCCCGCCGATTCCGCCGATGATCCCGCTGATCGTCGCGATCAGCTTGTTAAGATCGAGTTTCTTGAGCGCCGCTCCGACGGCGTTTCCTCCGACCGCGCCGCCGATGAGTTGGATAAGAAGAGGAAGCAACTGATCCATAGCCGACTCCTTGTGCGAGGATGAGACCGAAACTTGCCACGGGCAAGTCCGCCGGGCGTCAATGTACGCGGTCCCGGTGCTGGAGCCTAGCAATTTTCTTCAAGAGGCGAATGTTCGCGCTCGCCAACGACTTACTCCTCGTCGCTTCGCAGCTTCGCCAGTACGCTGTAGTCTTCCAAGGTGGTCGTGTCGCCGACCGACTCCTTGCCCGCGGCGATGTCCTTGAGCAGCCGCCGCATGATTTTGCCGCTGCGAGTTTTGGGAAGCGTGGCGGTGAAGCGGATATCGTCCGGCTGGGCCAAGGCGCCGATCTCCTTGCGGACGTGCTGTTTGAGTTCCGCCCGCAGGGCGTCGCTCGGCTCGCACCCCGCGACGGTGACGAACACCGCGACCGCCTCTCCCTTTAGTTCGTCAGGTCGGCCGACCGCCGCCGCTTCGGCGACGTTGGGGTGGCTTACCAGGGCCGATTCAATCTCGATCGTGCTCAGCCGGTGGCCCGAGACGTTCAGCACGTCGTCGATCCGGCCCATGATCCAGTAGTACCCGTCCTCGTCCCGGCGGGCGTTGTCGCCAGCCAAGTAGCGGCCCGGCGTCTTGCTCCAGTAGACGTCGCGGTACCGGTCGTCGTCTCCCCATATGCCGCGCAGCATTCCCGGCCAGGGGTGAGCGATCGTGAGCCAGCCCCCCTGGTTCTCGCCGACCTCTTCGCCCAGGGGATCGATGATCTGGGGGATGATCCCCGGCAGGGGCTTCGTGCAACTTCCCGGCTTGGCGGGAATCGCCCCTGGGAGCGGGCTCATCATGATCCCTCCCGTCTCGGTCTGCCACCACGTGTCGACGATCGGGCAGCGCTCGGCGCCGATCTTCTCGTGGTACCACGTCCACGCCCGCGGGTTGATCCCCTCGCCCACGGTGCCCAGCAGCCGCAAGCTCGACAGGTCGTGCTTCTCGACATGGCTGTCGCCCCACTTCATGAACGCCCGAATCGCCGTCGGGGCCGTGTAGAAGATCGACACTTTGTACTTTTCGATGATCTTCCAGAACCGATCCTCGGCCGGGAAGTTGGGGGCGCCCTCGTACATCACGCACTGCGCCCCGGCCGCCAGGGGACCGTAGACCAAGTAGCTGTGGCCCGTGACCCAGCCGCAGTCGGCCGTGCACCAGTACACGTCCTCTTCGCGATGATCGAAGACCCACTCGAACGTCTTCTTCGCGAACAGGTTGTAACCGGCGGTCGTGTGGCGAATTCCCTTGGGCTTTCCGGTCGAACCGCTCGTGTAGAGGATGAACAGGGTCGTCTCGCTGTCGAGCGGCTCGGCGGGGCAGTCGTCGCTCGCATGGGCCGCCAGTTCGTGCCACCAGTGGTCGCGCCCCGGCTCCATGTGAACCGCTTCGTTGACGCGATTCAGCACGATGCAGTGCTTGACGGTGGGGGATTTGGCGAGCGCCTCGTCGACCGTCGCTTTGAGCGGCAACGCCTGCCCTCGCCGCCAGCCCGAGTCGGCGGTGATCTGCAATTTCGCTCGGGCGTCGTTGTTGCGATCGGCGATCGCCTCGGCCGAGAACCCCGCGAAAATCACCGAGTGAATCGCCCCGATCCGTGCGCAGGCCAGCATCGCGACGACCAGCTCGGGGGTCATCGGCATGTAGATCGACACGACATCGCCCTGCGCGATCCCCAGCGACTTCAGCATGTTGGCGCAGCGGCAGACTTCGCGCAGCAACTCGGCGTACGACAGCCGCCGCGAATCGCCGGGCTCCCCTTCCCACAGAATCGCCGTGCGATCGCCGCGGCCCTCGGCGACGTGTTTGTCGAGGCAGTTGTACGAGGCGTTCGTCTTGCCGCCGACAAACCACTTGGCAAACGGTTCGTTCCACTCGAGGGTCGTCGTGAACGGCTCGAACCAGTGGAGCTCCTCACGGGCCAACTCGGCCCAAAACGCTTGAGGATCGGCCGCGGCCTTGTCCCACAGCGCCTGGTACTCGTCCAGCGACTTGATCCTGGCCTTGGCCGCGAACTCCGCAGGGGGCGGGAAGACCCGCGACTCGTGCATCACGTTGTCGATGCTGACTGCGGACTGCGACCCCATGGCGAATCTCCGAATCGAATACGACGAGCGGCGGCGTAAGCCAGGAAAACTGAGAAGAACCTCGATTGTAACGGGCGAGAAATCAGGTTCAATGATGATCAAGCCGGGGTTGGGACGCCGTCTGCCCCGGAATTCGGCCCCGTTTCGTCCCGGCTGCAACAGGGAGCGGACGTGTTCTGCTCGTCAGTACGGGATCCGCTATCTCCCAGAATAGTCCGCCAGAATTGAATCGTTCGAGGACGCAGCACTACGATGATTGCCAAGCTTTTCGCCATATTTATCGTCCTGTCCCTGGCGGGCGTCGCTCGCGCTGCTGAAACGTGCGGCGACGTGAGCAGCCCCGATGGCCAGTTGCGGGTGCGGATTGTGCTCGACGACGCGGGAGCGCCACGGTACGCGATCGAACGGCAGGGCCGCCCCGTGCTGCTCGACTCGAAGTTGGGGCTCGTGCGGGACGACGCCGATTTCACGAGCGGCCTTCGCTTCCTCGGCGCCGAGCCGGTGCACGTCGTCGTCGACGAGTACGAGATTCTCACGGCCAAGCGTCGCCGCAATCGCTACGAGGCGAACGAGGCCGTATTTCACTATGCCGAATCCGGGGGGCGATTGCTCGATGTCGTGTTCCGCGTTTCTCGCGACGGCGTCGCGTTTCGCTATCGCTTTCCCGAGACCGACGCGACGACGCATGAGATCAAGACCGAGGCGACCTCGTTCCGCTTCCTCCCCGCGACGCGCGCCTGGTTGCAGCCGATGTCGGTCGCCAAGACCGGGTGGGAGAAGTCCAATCCGTCGTACGAGGAGTACTACGAGAAGGACGTCGAAGTCGGCAAGCCGTCGCCGACCGGCGCCGGATGGGTCTTCCCCGCGTTGTTTCGCACGACAGCGTTTGAGGAAGGTGACACGTGGGTGCTCCTCAGCGAAACGGGGCTGGGCCGCACCTACTGCGGCTGCCGTCTGGGGAGCGAGTCTCCCGGCGGCGAGTACGCGATCGCTTTCGCCGATCCCCGCGAGGTCTTCCCCGGCGGTCCGGCGAATCCGACCTCGTCGCTCCCGTGGACGACCCCCTGGCGGGTGATCGTCGTCGGCTCGCTGGAGACCGTGACCGAATCGATGTTGGGGGTCGATTTGGCCGATCCGCCCGCGGAACCGGCGGCCGCCGCCGATCTCCCGGGCAAGTCCTCGTGGAGTTGGGTCTTGCTGAAGGACGACCACACCGTGTTCGACGTGCAGAAGCAGTTCATCGACTACGCCCGCGACATGCACTGGAAGTATTGCCTCGTCGACGCAGATTGGGATCGCAAGATCGGCGAAGAAAAATTGGCCGAACTGGTTCGCTACGGTCGCGACAAGAATGTGAAGATCATTGTCTGGTACAACTCGGCCGGCTCGTGGAACACGACCCCCTACACGCCGCGCGACAAGATGCTTTCGCACGAGAGTCGCGTCGCGGAATTCGAGAAGCTCAAGGAGCTCGGCGTCGCGGGGCTGAAGATCGACTTCTTCGGCGGCGACGGGCAATCGATGATCGCCTACTACCACGACATTCTCGAGGACGCGGCGCCGTACGGACTGGCGATCAACTTCCACGGGGCCACGCTCCCCCGCGGCTGGCAGCGAACTTACCCCCATTTGATGACGATGGAGTCGATCCGCGGCATGGAGTTCATCACGTTCGAGCAGGCCAACGCCGATCAGGCGCCGAGTCACAACGCCCTGCTGCCGTTCACGCGCAACGTGTTCGACCCGATGGACTACACGCCGACGGCGCTCGACCGCGTGCCGAACATCCGT
This genomic interval carries:
- the tadA gene encoding Flp pilus assembly complex ATPase component TadA, which encodes MSTAPAASDQWFFEIGDGQVYGPYTLEKLQKWAAAGNLMPTHRVRRADSSEWIIAAYIPGLELTTAAPAGQVVAEREDPEAHSKLASLARTLGLKGKGDAKNAGADLPDVIEFCDQLLETALERGASDLHIDPEESFSLVQLRVDGQLEPLRKLPIAIHGAVIGRFKILAKMDIAERRMAQDGQFLVELGEPKRRISIRAATLPTTHGERITLRLLAVEIDQLTLNKLGMSAEGYKMFAGAAAQQQGLVLLSGPTGAGKSTTLYAALRHRLAYQPGRIITVEEPVEYDMVGVAQIEVDSSDRVKFETVLRNILRSDPDVIMIGEIRDLITADVAIKAALTGHLVFSTVHANSAAGVVTRLVDMGIAPYQAAATLRLAVAQRLVRRLCQKCRVPRPLSEEEAAAIGRPEAVGRTVYGPGRCAACNDRGFKGRVGVFEMIPIDAELARMVVAGGTEGDVARYARQCKHPSLQEDASLKLLSGMTTLEELNAAGAM
- a CDS encoding protein phosphatase 2C domain-containing protein, whose amino-acid sequence is MDQDEHRWRFLAQSVTGASHAAAELPCQDSHAVAVVGEGDAAALVACVADGAGSAPHSDQGSAIACESLLASARRHYAEAGSFAELDEPTVVAWVAEARQNVARRAEELACDPRDLATTICAAVVGPERAVFFQLGDGAMVVSRQGVHGVVFWPQSGEYANTTNFLTADKFEQKLEFAVAPGRIEELALMTDGLERLALQFDARTPHLPFFAPLFKAIVSDQDEETLAADLATFLRSPAIESRSHDDKTLVLATRN
- a CDS encoding VWA domain-containing protein, whose product is MEQLSADNAFASVEFAENPEPRVPCVLIVDTSTSMQGLKIDELCVGLRCYQEELLADTLACKRVEVAIVTFGGRVQRVVEFTTAPELKIPALQTMGHTPMAEAINVALDMIEQRKESYRQHGIAYYRPWAFMITDGEPSDDPQHVARRIQLGEDAKSFCFFAVGVDGADMDVLAKISVRAPLKLQGLKFRELFSWLSNSQQAVSRSSPGDEVPLEDPTSGPKGWASV
- a CDS encoding MATE family efflux transporter is translated as MHGPLLDDSTESVPGSWTPLSRWWTRPAGGAEVLRVAAPLVASSVSWTALTFIDRVFLKWESGESMSAAFGASAAWFAVLCLPLGICAYVNTFVAQYHGDEQPRMIGPAAWQGVYVALLSTPLLAAAVWGAPLMFGWAEHAPHVTDLEVRYFRIVCYGGLGMWIAQALSCIYSGRGLTWVNMWIDAAFAGVNAVLDYCWIFGHFGFPALGIEGAAWATTVSLWLKGAFYLALVLRARNRRELGTDVLRFDPELFRRLLRFGAPSGAQMLLDVSGFTVFILMMGKLGPSAAEATALAFSVNMVAFMPIWGIGMGGSILVGQHLGENRDDLAARATSTAMVVACVYAVAIALLYVAAPGWFLDPFFAGSGGADDAGIYATATRLLWFVAAYTVFDAVQLVYVCTLKGAGDTRYIMLVSLAMAALLASSAWLAVTRLGVGIYGCWTLIIAWLLALAVLYFLRYRAGHWRSMRVIEMIHAPQ
- the acs gene encoding acetate--CoA ligase; this translates as MGSQSAVSIDNVMHESRVFPPPAEFAAKARIKSLDEYQALWDKAAADPQAFWAELAREELHWFEPFTTTLEWNEPFAKWFVGGKTNASYNCLDKHVAEGRGDRTAILWEGEPGDSRRLSYAELLREVCRCANMLKSLGIAQGDVVSIYMPMTPELVVAMLACARIGAIHSVIFAGFSAEAIADRNNDARAKLQITADSGWRRGQALPLKATVDEALAKSPTVKHCIVLNRVNEAVHMEPGRDHWWHELAAHASDDCPAEPLDSETTLFILYTSGSTGKPKGIRHTTAGYNLFAKKTFEWVFDHREEDVYWCTADCGWVTGHSYLVYGPLAAGAQCVMYEGAPNFPAEDRFWKIIEKYKVSIFYTAPTAIRAFMKWGDSHVEKHDLSSLRLLGTVGEGINPRAWTWYHEKIGAERCPIVDTWWQTETGGIMMSPLPGAIPAKPGSCTKPLPGIIPQIIDPLGEEVGENQGGWLTIAHPWPGMLRGIWGDDDRYRDVYWSKTPGRYLAGDNARRDEDGYYWIMGRIDDVLNVSGHRLSTIEIESALVSHPNVAEAAAVGRPDELKGEAVAVFVTVAGCEPSDALRAELKQHVRKEIGALAQPDDIRFTATLPKTRSGKIMRRLLKDIAAGKESVGDTTTLEDYSVLAKLRSDEE
- a CDS encoding glycoside hydrolase family 97 catalytic domain-containing protein, with amino-acid sequence MIAKLFAIFIVLSLAGVARAAETCGDVSSPDGQLRVRIVLDDAGAPRYAIERQGRPVLLDSKLGLVRDDADFTSGLRFLGAEPVHVVVDEYEILTAKRRRNRYEANEAVFHYAESGGRLLDVVFRVSRDGVAFRYRFPETDATTHEIKTEATSFRFLPATRAWLQPMSVAKTGWEKSNPSYEEYYEKDVEVGKPSPTGAGWVFPALFRTTAFEEGDTWVLLSETGLGRTYCGCRLGSESPGGEYAIAFADPREVFPGGPANPTSSLPWTTPWRVIVVGSLETVTESMLGVDLADPPAEPAAAADLPGKSSWSWVLLKDDHTVFDVQKQFIDYARDMHWKYCLVDADWDRKIGEEKLAELVRYGRDKNVKIIVWYNSAGSWNTTPYTPRDKMLSHESRVAEFEKLKELGVAGLKIDFFGGDGQSMIAYYHDILEDAAPYGLAINFHGATLPRGWQRTYPHLMTMESIRGMEFITFEQANADQAPSHNALLPFTRNVFDPMDYTPTALDRVPNIRRRTTAGHELALAVLFTSGIQHYAEIPAGMVKAPDFVQEFLRHVPAVWDDVKFLAGEPGKFVVLARRCGDRWYVAGINGEPTPRSIALPLGELGVSRAETMTVIADGPVEAEGPSFREERVSLGERPWETTLPPHGGFVGVVRARASQ